DNA from Amorphoplanes friuliensis DSM 7358:
GGTCAGCCGTGGATCGAGGTCAGGACGGATCCGAGGAAGGCGAGATCCACGCCTTCCAGGGAGTCGCGCAGGTGGACGCCGTCGGTCGGGGGGAGCTCCAGCTCGGCCGGTACGGCGAGCACCGCGGCACCCGAGGCGACCGCGCTGGCCAGCCCGGTCGGCGAGTCCTCGATCGCCACACACTCGGCGATCTTCACACCGAGCAGATCGGCCGCGGTCAGGTACGGCGTGGGGTCCGGTTTCGGAGCCGACACCTCGTCGCCGCAGACGACGGCGTCGAAGTTCTCCCGGCCCAGGGTGTTCAGGGCGATCTCCACCAGTCGCCGGCCGGTCGAGGTGACCAGGGCGGTCGGCAGGCCGGCCGCGCGGACCGCGTGGAGCAGCTCGAGCGCACCCGGGCGCCAGACCAGGCCCTGGGCGAAGAGCTCCTCGACGCGGGACTCGATCCACTCCACGTCGGCGGCCTCGTCCCGGTCGGGCTGGCCGAGGTCCTCCCGCAGGATCCGCATCGAGGTGGCCATGCTGCTGCCGACCATCGCGTGCCGGGCCGCCGGTGACAGTGTGCCGCCCGCACGAGCGGCAAGCTCGTACAGCGCGACGTCCCAGACCTTTTCGCTGTCTACCAGGGTGCCGTCCATGTCGAAGAGCACCGCAGCCGGTTGTCGTGATGTCAGGGCAGGCCTCCCGGGCCGATCGAGTCGTCTTCCCCGCCCATTGTCCCCGGCCCGGACGCGCCGTGTGAGCCGGTGTGACAGCTACGACACGCCGCACGGGTCCAGCGAGCGCCGGTAGCCGTTGTCGAACGCGTCGGTGCGCTGCTCGGCCGAGCCGTGCGCGCCCTCGGCGAACCACGGCTGGCCCGGGTCGTCACCGACGGCCTCCAGACCCGCCGCGAGCTCGTCCAGGTCACCCTCGTCGAGCTTGAGGTGGCCCTTGCGCTCGGTGTCGCCGATGTACGCCCCGGCCATGCAGTCGGCCTGCAGTTCCTGCTCGATCGTGAACTCCTTCTGGATGCGCAGCCGCAGCTGGATCGCGTGGGCGTACTCGTGGCCGAGCAGGTAGAAGATGAAGGCGTCACCGATCTGCCGGAACGCGCCGAACGCCCAGTTCACGTCGTACGCGATGAAGTCACCGGCGGAGCAGTAGGCGGCGTTGTTGAGCCCGAGCGGTTGCCCGCCGCACTCGACCTCGCCCTCCTCCTCGTACGGGATCACCCGCTTGACCGGCCGGAAGTCGATGCCGGAGTCGCTGAACTGTTTTTTCCAGTACTCCTCGGCGACCCGGGTCGCGTCGCCGATGTCGGCCGCGAACTCCTCCGGGGTGTCGGTGCCGTCCGGGTCCTCGCCGGCGGGGCCGGTCGTGCGCGCGGTTGTCGGCGCCGGCCGGGCCGGGGCACCGGTGTCCTCCTCGGGCACGGAGACGCAGCCGAGGGCGACGAGCGCCGCCGCCACGAAGGCCAGCAGGGCGGGGTGGGGGCGACGCTGTACCGGCATGCGGTCCTCCGAGGGC
Protein-coding regions in this window:
- a CDS encoding HAD family hydrolase, which codes for MLFDMDGTLVDSEKVWDVALYELAARAGGTLSPAARHAMVGSSMATSMRILREDLGQPDRDEAADVEWIESRVEELFAQGLVWRPGALELLHAVRAAGLPTALVTSTGRRLVEIALNTLGRENFDAVVCGDEVSAPKPDPTPYLTAADLLGVKIAECVAIEDSPTGLASAVASGAAVLAVPAELELPPTDGVHLRDSLEGVDLAFLGSVLTSIHG
- a CDS encoding neutral zinc metallopeptidase, with product MPVQRRPHPALLAFVAAALVALGCVSVPEEDTGAPARPAPTTARTTGPAGEDPDGTDTPEEFAADIGDATRVAEEYWKKQFSDSGIDFRPVKRVIPYEEEGEVECGGQPLGLNNAAYCSAGDFIAYDVNWAFGAFRQIGDAFIFYLLGHEYAHAIQLRLRIQKEFTIEQELQADCMAGAYIGDTERKGHLKLDEGDLDELAAGLEAVGDDPGQPWFAEGAHGSAEQRTDAFDNGYRRSLDPCGVS